Proteins found in one Chionomys nivalis chromosome 15, mChiNiv1.1, whole genome shotgun sequence genomic segment:
- the LOC130887193 gene encoding poly(rC)-binding protein 2-like, with translation MDTGVIEGGLNVTLTIRLLMHGKEVGSILGKKGESVKKMREESGAGINISEGNCPERIITLGPTNAIFKAFAMIIDKLEEDISSSVTNSTAASRPPVTLRLVVPASQCGSLIGKGGCKIKEIRESTGAQVQVAGDMLPNSTERAITIAGIPQPIIECVKQICVLMLESPPKGVTIPYRPKPSSSPVIFAGGQAYTIQGQYAIPQPDLTKLHQLAMQQSHFPKTHGNTGFSSIESSSPQVKGYWAGLDASAQTTSHELTIPNDLIGCIIG, from the coding sequence ATGGACACCGGTGTGATTGAAGGTGGATTAAATGTCACTCTTACTATCAGGCTACTTATGCATGGAAAGGAAGTTGGCAGTATCCTCGGAAAGAAAGGAGAATCTGTTAAGAAGATGCGCGAGGAGAGTGGTGCAGGTATCAACATCTCAGAAGGGAATTGTCCTGAGAGAATTATCACTTTGGGACCGACTAATGCCATCTTCAAAGCCTTTGCTATGATCATTGATAAACTGGAAGAGGACATAAGCAGCTCTGTGACCAATAGCACAGCTGCCAGCAGACCCCCAGTTACCTTACGGCTCGTGGTCCCTGCTAGTCAGTGtggctctctcattggaaaaGGTGGCTGCAAGATCAAGGAAATAAGAGAGAGTACAGGGGCTCAGGTCCAGGTGGCAGGGGATATGCTCCCCAACTCAACTGAGCGGGCAATCACTATTGCTGGCATTCCGCAACCCATCATCGAGTGTGTCAAACAGATCTGCGTGCTCATGTTGGAGTCCCCCCCGAAGGGCGTGACCATCCCGTACCGGCCCAAGCCCTCGAGTTCTCCAGTCATCTTTGCAGGTGGTCAGGCCTATACCATTCAAGGACAGTATGCCATTCCACAGCCAGATTTGACCAAGCTGCACCAATTGGCAATGCAACAGTCTCATTTTCCCAAGACCCATGGCAACACCGGATTCAGTAGCATTGAATCCAGCTCTCCACAGGTGAAAGGCTATTGGGCAGGTTTGGATGCATCTGCTCAAACTACTTCTCATGAACTCACCATTCCAAATGATTTGATTGGCTGCATAATTGGGTGA